A single region of the Mycobacterium lentiflavum genome encodes:
- a CDS encoding dienelactone hydrolase family protein yields MKPRAIVLVLPGGRVRSDEASRWWQLANVRMMLVAAALRWRLGRGVEVRRVQYRLRGWNSPRYDAVVDATAVLDSVRRRFDAKNIVLVGHSMGGRVATRLAAGGQVGAVVALAPYWPRDDGDLIPPSTRLLVVHGTADARTDPEASRIQTLRARERGLDAQWVGIAGAGHSMLRPYFEWHRRTVDFVSDYLQ; encoded by the coding sequence GTGAAACCTCGCGCGATCGTGCTCGTCCTACCGGGCGGGCGGGTGCGCAGCGACGAGGCGTCGCGGTGGTGGCAGCTGGCCAACGTCCGGATGATGTTGGTCGCTGCCGCCCTGCGGTGGCGGCTGGGCCGCGGCGTCGAGGTGCGACGCGTCCAGTACCGCCTTCGTGGCTGGAACAGCCCGCGATACGACGCGGTGGTCGACGCCACCGCGGTGCTTGACTCCGTTCGTCGTCGGTTCGATGCGAAAAACATTGTGCTGGTCGGCCATTCGATGGGCGGTCGAGTCGCGACTCGGCTTGCTGCCGGTGGGCAGGTCGGTGCGGTGGTAGCGCTGGCACCGTATTGGCCCCGCGATGACGGCGATCTGATTCCGCCGTCGACCCGGCTGCTGGTGGTGCACGGCACCGCCGACGCCCGCACCGACCCCGAAGCCTCGCGCATCCAGACGCTACGAGCCCGCGAACGTGGGCTGGACGCTCAATGGGTGGGCATCGCGGGTGCGGGCCATTCGATGCTGCGACCGTACTTTGAATGGCACCGTCGCACAGTCGATTTCGTAAGCGATTACCTTCAGTAA
- a CDS encoding YbhB/YbcL family Raf kinase inhibitor-like protein, translating to MSVPSDPYDALPKLPSFTLTSNSITDGQPLAMPQVSGIMGAGGEDVSPQLSWSGFPAETRSFAVTVYDPDAPTLSGFWHWAVANLPADVTELPEDAGDGRELPGGAQQLVNDAGMRRYIGAAPPPGHGPHRYYVAVHAVDVDKIDLTEDASPAFLGFNLFQHAIARAYIYGTYEQ from the coding sequence ATGAGCGTGCCGTCCGACCCGTATGACGCGCTGCCCAAGCTGCCGTCGTTCACCTTGACCTCGAACTCGATCACCGACGGTCAGCCGCTGGCCATGCCGCAGGTCAGCGGCATCATGGGCGCCGGGGGAGAAGACGTGAGCCCGCAGCTGAGCTGGTCGGGATTCCCCGCGGAGACGCGCAGCTTCGCGGTTACCGTCTATGACCCCGATGCCCCGACGCTGTCCGGGTTCTGGCACTGGGCCGTGGCCAACCTGCCGGCCGACGTCACCGAGCTGCCCGAGGACGCGGGCGACGGCCGCGAACTGCCCGGCGGCGCGCAGCAGCTGGTCAACGACGCCGGCATGCGGCGCTATATCGGCGCCGCGCCGCCGCCCGGACACGGTCCGCATCGCTACTACGTCGCGGTGCACGCCGTCGACGTCGACAAGATCGACCTCACCGAGGACGCGAGCCCGGCGTTCCTCGGCTTCAACCTGTTCCAGCACGCGATCGCGCGGGCCTACATCTACGGCACCTACGAACAGTAG
- a CDS encoding M20/M25/M40 family metallo-hydrolase — translation MTVENGVPNHPSDDVVEVVSRLIRFDTTNTGDPETTHGEAECAHWVAEQLAEVGYQPEYLESGAPGRGNVFVRLKGADSSRGALLIHGHLDVVPAEPADWSVHPFSGAVEGGYVWGRGAVDMKDMVGMMIVVARQLKQAGIVPPRDLLFAFVADEEHGGKYGSHWLVDNRPELFEGVTEAIGEVGGFSLTVPRRDGGERRLYLIETAEKGIQWMKLTARGQAGHGSMANDRNAVTLLAEAVARIGRHQFPLVMTDTVAEFLAAISDETGLTFDTDSGDLEGVIEKLGPMARMLKAIVRDTANPTMLKAGYKANVIPGSAEAVIDCRVLPGRQAAFEAEIDELLGPDVTREWIRDLPSYETNFDGDLVDAMNAAVLAVDPDGRTVPYMLSGGTDAKAFARIGIRCFGFAPLKLPPELDFASLFHGVDERVPVDALRFGTNVLARFLTHC, via the coding sequence GTGACAGTTGAGAACGGAGTTCCCAACCATCCGAGCGACGATGTGGTCGAAGTTGTCAGCAGGCTGATCCGGTTCGACACCACCAACACCGGTGACCCCGAGACCACCCACGGCGAGGCCGAATGCGCCCACTGGGTTGCCGAGCAGCTCGCCGAGGTCGGCTACCAGCCCGAATACCTCGAATCCGGCGCCCCTGGGCGGGGCAATGTGTTCGTCCGCCTCAAGGGCGCCGACAGCTCGCGGGGAGCGCTGCTGATCCATGGGCATCTCGACGTCGTGCCGGCCGAACCCGCCGATTGGAGCGTTCATCCGTTTTCCGGCGCGGTCGAGGGCGGCTATGTCTGGGGCCGCGGCGCGGTCGACATGAAAGACATGGTCGGCATGATGATCGTCGTCGCGCGCCAGTTGAAGCAGGCCGGCATCGTGCCGCCACGCGATTTGCTGTTCGCGTTCGTGGCCGACGAGGAGCACGGCGGCAAGTACGGGTCACACTGGCTGGTCGACAACCGCCCGGAGCTGTTCGAGGGTGTCACCGAGGCGATCGGCGAGGTGGGCGGGTTCTCGCTGACCGTGCCGCGTCGTGACGGCGGCGAACGCCGGCTGTATCTGATCGAGACGGCCGAGAAGGGCATCCAGTGGATGAAGCTGACCGCCCGGGGCCAGGCGGGGCACGGTTCGATGGCCAACGACCGCAACGCGGTAACGCTGCTCGCTGAGGCCGTTGCCCGGATCGGCCGGCACCAGTTTCCGCTGGTAATGACCGACACTGTCGCCGAGTTTCTGGCCGCCATCAGTGACGAGACCGGCCTGACCTTCGACACCGACTCCGGCGATCTGGAGGGCGTGATCGAAAAACTTGGCCCGATGGCCCGCATGCTGAAGGCGATCGTGCGTGACACCGCCAACCCGACGATGCTCAAGGCGGGGTACAAGGCCAACGTGATCCCCGGCAGTGCCGAGGCGGTGATCGACTGCCGCGTACTGCCCGGCCGGCAGGCCGCGTTCGAGGCCGAGATCGACGAGTTGCTCGGCCCGGATGTGACCCGGGAGTGGATCCGGGACTTGCCGTCGTACGAGACCAATTTCGACGGCGATCTGGTCGACGCGATGAACGCCGCGGTGCTTGCGGTCGATCCGGACGGCCGCACCGTGCCCTACATGTTGTCCGGCGGTACCGACGCAAAAGCTTTCGCGCGCATAGGTATTCGGTGCTTCGGCTTCGCGCCGCTGAAGTTGCCGCCGGAATTGGATTTCGCTTCGCTGTTCCACGGCGTCGATGAGCGGGTACCCGTGGACGCGCTGAGGTTCGGCACCAACGTGCTGGCCCGCTTCCTGACCCACTGTTAG
- a CDS encoding IS481 family transposase, translated as MSKARVVVLEVVSGHLSVSAAARVYGMSRQHIYRLVGRYQRGGLEAVDPRSRRPASNPRAVSDEVIAAIVLLREKLTIEGLDAGPLTLQWHLTQQGFASPSTSTIRRILHHHGLIVPAPRKRPKSSYHRFAAEQPNECWQSDFTHWSLADGSGVEILNWLDDHSRFLLATTAYRRVGGSDVVASFTTTATHYGLPASTLTDNGSVYTSRFTHGYNDFERLLASLGITQKNGHPGHPQTQGKIERFHQTLKRWLAPRPRPATVAAMQTLLDDFTVIYNTQRTHRALPAATTPAQAYTARPKASPPHSPTGHFRIRHDTVDQFGKLTLRHGSHLHHLGIGRTHAGIAVLILVTTNTVTVISKSQHRVLSSHHIDPAANYWRNQNKNPGRWPGNL; from the coding sequence ATGTCCAAAGCGCGTGTGGTCGTCCTTGAAGTCGTTAGTGGTCATCTGTCGGTGAGCGCGGCAGCCCGGGTCTATGGCATGTCGCGGCAACATATTTATCGGCTGGTCGGTCGCTACCAGCGGGGCGGTTTGGAAGCGGTGGATCCGCGGTCTCGACGCCCGGCCAGCAACCCTCGCGCCGTGTCTGATGAAGTGATCGCGGCGATCGTGTTACTGCGAGAAAAGCTCACCATCGAAGGCCTCGACGCCGGCCCGCTGACTCTGCAGTGGCATCTGACGCAACAGGGCTTTGCATCGCCGTCGACCTCGACCATCCGACGCATCCTGCATCACCATGGCCTGATCGTCCCGGCGCCGCGTAAACGCCCCAAAAGCTCCTATCACCGCTTTGCCGCTGAGCAGCCCAACGAATGCTGGCAATCGGATTTCACCCATTGGAGCCTGGCCGATGGCAGTGGTGTGGAAATCCTCAACTGGCTCGATGATCACTCCCGATTTCTGCTGGCGACCACCGCTTATCGGCGCGTGGGTGGCTCCGACGTCGTGGCCAGCTTCACCACCACCGCCACACACTATGGTCTGCCGGCCTCCACCTTGACCGACAACGGATCGGTTTACACCTCACGATTCACCCACGGCTACAACGACTTCGAACGCCTCCTGGCCAGCCTGGGCATCACCCAGAAAAACGGTCACCCCGGACATCCCCAAACCCAAGGCAAAATCGAACGCTTCCACCAAACCCTCAAACGCTGGCTAGCCCCTCGACCCCGGCCAGCCACCGTAGCCGCCATGCAAACCCTGCTCGACGACTTCACCGTCATCTACAACACCCAACGCACGCACCGCGCCTTACCCGCGGCCACCACTCCCGCCCAGGCCTACACCGCTCGCCCCAAAGCCAGCCCACCGCACAGTCCCACCGGACACTTCCGCATCCGCCACGACACCGTCGACCAATTCGGCAAACTCACCCTGCGCCACGGCAGCCACCTGCACCACCTGGGCATCGGCCGCACCCACGCCGGCATCGCCGTGCTCATCTTGGTGACCACCAACACCGTCACGGTCATCAGCAAAAGCCAGCACCGAGTCCTCAGCAGCCACCACATCGACCCCGCCGCAAACTACTGGCGCAACCAAAACAAAAACCCCGGCCGATGGCCGGGGAATCTGTAA
- the wag31 gene encoding DivIVA-like cell division protein Wag31, whose protein sequence is MPLTPADVHNVAFSKPPIGKRGYNEDEVDAFLDLVENELTRLIEENSDLRQRVEELDRELAAGGGAAAAAPAAAPAPVAPVFEPEPEPEPVRAAPAPAAVAGTTEEQALKAARVLSLAQDTADRLTSTAQAESDKLLSDARANADHILTEARQTAEATVTEARQRADAMLADAQTRSETQLRQAQEKADALQADAERKHSEIMGTINQQRTVLEGRLEQLRTFEREYRTRLKTYLESQLEELGQRGSAAPVDSSADAGGFDQFNRGNN, encoded by the coding sequence ATGCCGCTTACACCAGCCGACGTCCACAATGTGGCGTTCAGTAAGCCGCCTATTGGCAAGCGCGGTTACAACGAGGACGAGGTCGACGCGTTCCTCGACCTGGTGGAAAACGAGCTGACGCGGCTCATCGAAGAGAACTCCGATCTGCGCCAGCGAGTCGAGGAGCTGGACCGGGAATTGGCCGCCGGAGGCGGCGCCGCTGCTGCCGCCCCTGCCGCTGCGCCCGCCCCTGTTGCCCCTGTCTTCGAGCCCGAGCCGGAGCCCGAACCGGTCAGGGCGGCGCCCGCGCCGGCGGCCGTAGCCGGGACCACCGAGGAGCAGGCCCTCAAGGCGGCACGCGTGCTGAGCCTGGCCCAAGACACCGCGGACCGGCTGACCAGCACCGCGCAGGCCGAGTCGGACAAGCTGCTGTCCGACGCGCGCGCCAACGCCGACCATATCCTGACCGAGGCCCGGCAGACCGCCGAAGCCACCGTCACCGAAGCCCGTCAGCGCGCCGACGCGATGCTGGCCGACGCGCAAACCCGTTCCGAGACGCAGTTGCGCCAGGCCCAGGAGAAGGCCGATGCCCTGCAGGCCGACGCCGAACGCAAGCACTCCGAGATCATGGGCACCATCAACCAGCAGCGCACCGTGCTGGAAGGCCGTCTCGAGCAGCTCCGCACCTTCGAACGCGAATACCGCACCCGCCTCAAGACCTACCTCGAGTCGCAGCTGGAGGAACTCGGCCAGCGCGGATCGGCGGCTCCCGTCGACTCCAGTGCCGATGCCGGTGGGTTCGACCAATTCAATCGGGGTAATAACTAG
- a CDS encoding YggT family protein produces the protein MVLFFQILGFALFIFWLLLIARVVVEFIRSFSRDWHPTGITVVVLEIIMSITDPPVKLLRRLIPQLTIGAVRFDLSIMVLLLVAFIGMQLAFGAAA, from the coding sequence TTGGTGCTGTTCTTTCAGATCCTTGGGTTTGCGCTATTCATCTTTTGGCTGCTGCTTATCGCTCGGGTCGTCGTCGAGTTCATTCGCTCGTTCAGCCGTGACTGGCATCCCACCGGCATCACCGTGGTGGTCCTGGAGATCATCATGTCGATCACGGATCCGCCGGTGAAGCTGCTGCGCCGGCTGATCCCTCAGCTCACGATCGGAGCGGTCCGCTTCGACCTATCCATCATGGTGCTTCTGCTGGTCGCGTTCATCGGCATGCAGCTCGCATTCGGCGCTGCGGCGTGA
- a CDS encoding cell division protein SepF, translating into MSTLHKVKAYFGMAPMDDYEDEYYDDRAPSRGFPRARFDEDYGRGYDRPEYDDPRGEAGDYAPPGYRGGYADEPPPFRGREFDRPEMGRPRLGSFLRGGGTRGALAMDPRRMAMMFEDGHPLSKITTLRPKDYSEARTIGERFRDGTPVIMDLVSMDNADAKRLVDFAAGLAFALRGSFDKVATKVFLLSPADVDVSPEERRRIAETGFYAYQ; encoded by the coding sequence ATGAGCACACTGCACAAGGTCAAGGCCTATTTCGGTATGGCCCCAATGGACGACTACGAAGACGAGTACTACGACGACCGCGCGCCGTCGCGCGGATTCCCCCGTGCTCGCTTCGACGAGGATTACGGCCGTGGCTATGACCGGCCCGAATACGACGACCCACGTGGCGAGGCCGGCGACTATGCGCCTCCGGGCTACCGCGGTGGCTACGCCGACGAACCGCCGCCGTTCCGTGGCCGTGAGTTCGACCGCCCGGAGATGGGCCGCCCGCGGCTGGGGTCCTTCCTCCGCGGTGGCGGCACCCGCGGCGCCCTGGCCATGGACCCGCGCCGGATGGCGATGATGTTCGAGGACGGCCACCCGCTGTCAAAGATCACGACGCTGCGGCCCAAGGACTACAGCGAGGCCCGCACCATCGGCGAGCGGTTCCGCGACGGCACCCCGGTCATCATGGACCTGGTGTCGATGGATAACGCCGACGCCAAGCGGCTCGTCGATTTCGCGGCTGGGCTGGCCTTCGCCCTGCGTGGCTCGTTCGACAAGGTCGCGACCAAAGTGTTCCTGCTGTCGCCCGCCGACGTCGATGTCTCGCCCGAGGAGCGCCGCCGGATCGCCGAAACCGGCTTCTACGCTTACCAATAG
- a CDS encoding YggS family pyridoxal phosphate-dependent enzyme translates to MADAASSQGNRETELTHALAAVRSRLAAAAEAAGRNVGEIELLPITKFFPASDVAILSRLGCRSVGESREQEAAAKVAELTRLATASVTSGRSESRELHWHMVGRIQRKKARSLARWAHTAHSVDSSQLVTALERAVTATLADGGRQHPLRVYVQVSLDGDVSRGGVDITTPQRLDELCAQVEESRGLELVGLMGIPPLGADPEAAFERLQSEHRRVLEAHPRAVGLSAGMSNDFEIAVKHGSTCVRVGTALLGPRRLPSP, encoded by the coding sequence ATGGCGGACGCGGCGTCGAGTCAGGGCAACCGCGAAACTGAATTGACTCACGCGTTGGCCGCCGTGCGTTCGCGACTAGCGGCGGCCGCGGAAGCGGCGGGACGCAATGTCGGCGAAATTGAACTTCTGCCAATTACCAAATTCTTTCCGGCAAGCGATGTCGCGATTTTGTCTCGATTGGGTTGTCGATCGGTAGGCGAATCCCGGGAACAAGAAGCGGCCGCAAAGGTGGCGGAACTCACTCGCTTGGCTACGGCTTCTGTAACTTCCGGGCGGTCGGAATCGCGAGAGTTGCACTGGCACATGGTTGGACGCATTCAGCGCAAGAAGGCGCGTTCGCTGGCCCGCTGGGCGCACACCGCCCATTCGGTCGACAGCTCGCAACTGGTAACGGCGCTGGAACGGGCGGTGACGGCAACGTTGGCTGACGGTGGCCGGCAGCACCCGTTGCGCGTCTACGTTCAGGTCAGTCTGGACGGCGACGTCTCGCGCGGGGGCGTCGACATCACGACGCCGCAGCGCCTCGACGAACTGTGTGCGCAGGTCGAGGAGTCGCGAGGCCTGGAATTGGTCGGGCTGATGGGCATTCCGCCGCTGGGCGCCGACCCTGAAGCGGCCTTTGAGCGGCTGCAATCCGAACACCGGCGGGTGCTGGAAGCGCACCCGCGTGCGGTCGGTTTGTCCGCCGGTATGTCCAACGATTTCGAAATTGCCGTAAAACACGGTTCGACGTGTGTGCGTGTCGGTACCGCGCTATTGGGCCCACGGCGGCTACCGTCACCGTGA
- the pgeF gene encoding peptidoglycan editing factor PgeF — MSVRVRRVTTTRAGGVSKPPFDTFNLGDHVGDDPAAVAANRARLARAIGLGADRVVWMNQVHGDRVEVVDEARDTAFDDTDALVTRTPRLALAVVTADCVPVLLADARAGVAAAIHAGRVGAQRGVVLRTVEAMRKLGAQPHDISALLGPAVSGRNYEVPAAMADEVEAALPGSRATTANGQPGLDLRAGIACQLKDLGVTSIDIDPRCTVADAALFSHRRDAPTGRLASLVWME; from the coding sequence GTGAGCGTTCGCGTCCGGCGAGTGACGACCACCCGCGCGGGCGGCGTCTCGAAGCCGCCCTTCGACACCTTCAACCTCGGCGACCATGTCGGCGACGACCCGGCGGCGGTGGCCGCCAACCGCGCCCGGCTGGCCCGCGCCATCGGCCTGGGTGCCGACCGGGTGGTGTGGATGAACCAGGTCCACGGCGACCGGGTCGAGGTCGTCGACGAGGCGCGGGATACCGCCTTCGACGACACCGATGCCTTGGTGACGCGCACCCCCCGGCTGGCCTTGGCGGTGGTGACCGCCGACTGTGTGCCGGTGTTGTTGGCCGATGCGCGCGCGGGGGTGGCCGCGGCGATCCACGCCGGGCGCGTCGGTGCGCAGCGGGGCGTCGTGCTGCGCACGGTGGAGGCGATGCGCAAGCTGGGCGCCCAGCCCCACGACATCTCGGCGCTGCTCGGTCCGGCGGTCTCCGGGCGCAACTACGAAGTGCCCGCGGCGATGGCCGACGAGGTCGAGGCGGCGCTGCCGGGCAGCCGCGCCACCACCGCGAATGGCCAGCCAGGTCTCGACCTTCGGGCCGGAATCGCCTGCCAGCTAAAGGATTTGGGCGTCACATCGATCGACATCGATCCGCGCTGCACGGTTGCCGACGCCGCCCTGTTCAGTCATCGCCGCGACGCCCCGACCGGGCGGCTGGCGTCGCTGGTCTGGATGGAGTGA
- the ftsZ gene encoding cell division protein FtsZ has product MTPPHNYLAVIKVVGIGGGGVNAVNRMIEQGLKGVEFIAINTDAQALLMSDADVKLDVGRDSTRGLGAGADPEVGRKAAEDAKDEIEELLRGADMVFVTAGEGGGTGTGGAPVVASIARKLGALTVGVVTRPFSFEGKRRSNQAENGISSLRESCDTLIVIPNDRLLQMGDAAVSLMDAFRSADEVLLNGVQGITDLITTPGLINVDFADVKGIMSGAGTALMGIGSARGEGRSLKAAEIAINSPLLEASMEGAQGVLMSIAGGSDLGLFEINEAASLVQDAAHQDANIIFGTVIDDSLGDEVRVTVIAAGFDAQGPGRKPVVGAGADKGEKAGGAHRIESAKAGKLTSTLFEPVDAVSVPVHTNGATLSIGGDDDDVDVPPFMRR; this is encoded by the coding sequence ATGACCCCCCCGCATAACTACCTGGCCGTCATCAAGGTTGTGGGTATCGGTGGCGGCGGCGTCAACGCCGTCAACCGGATGATTGAACAGGGCCTCAAAGGCGTCGAGTTCATCGCGATCAACACCGACGCGCAGGCACTGTTGATGAGCGACGCCGACGTCAAGCTCGACGTGGGCCGCGATTCCACCCGCGGATTGGGCGCCGGCGCCGATCCCGAGGTCGGGCGAAAGGCCGCCGAGGACGCCAAGGACGAGATCGAGGAGCTGCTGCGCGGCGCGGACATGGTGTTCGTGACCGCCGGTGAGGGCGGCGGAACCGGTACCGGCGGGGCGCCCGTCGTCGCCAGCATCGCGCGCAAACTGGGCGCGCTGACCGTCGGCGTGGTCACCCGGCCGTTCTCGTTTGAGGGCAAACGACGTAGCAACCAGGCCGAAAACGGCATCAGCTCGCTGCGCGAGAGTTGCGACACCCTGATCGTGATCCCCAACGACCGCCTGCTGCAGATGGGCGACGCCGCCGTGTCGCTGATGGACGCGTTCCGCAGCGCCGACGAGGTGCTGCTCAACGGTGTCCAGGGCATCACGGACCTGATCACCACGCCCGGTCTGATCAACGTCGACTTCGCCGACGTCAAGGGCATCATGTCCGGCGCGGGAACCGCGTTGATGGGCATCGGCTCGGCCCGCGGTGAAGGCCGTTCGCTCAAGGCCGCCGAGATCGCCATCAACTCCCCGCTGCTGGAAGCCTCGATGGAGGGCGCCCAGGGCGTGCTGATGTCGATCGCCGGCGGTAGTGACCTGGGCCTGTTCGAGATCAACGAAGCGGCTTCGCTGGTGCAGGACGCCGCCCACCAGGACGCCAACATCATCTTCGGAACCGTGATCGACGACTCGCTGGGCGACGAGGTGCGCGTCACCGTCATCGCCGCGGGCTTCGATGCGCAGGGGCCCGGGCGCAAACCCGTGGTCGGCGCCGGTGCCGACAAGGGGGAGAAGGCCGGCGGTGCGCACCGGATCGAGTCGGCGAAGGCGGGCAAGCTCACCTCGACGCTGTTCGAGCCGGTCGACGCCGTCAGCGTCCCGGTCCACACCAACGGCGCGACGCTGAGTATCGGTGGCGATGACGACGACGTCGATGTGCCGCCCTTCATGCGCCGCTGA
- a CDS encoding cell division protein FtsQ/DivIB — protein MTEPNDAPSTDLAADSAELTRPVDENAITEPIPVEEAQPGTQSEDEPVEFEGPRRRARRERAERRAAQERATAIEEARREAKRRASGRIDGTNAPKKPARGVVRGLKMLLATMMLVVVGVGLALILYFTPVMSARNIVVTGTGAVTREEVLDAAQVRVGTPLLQINTNQVADRVAAIRRVASARVQRQYPSALRITIIERVPVVVKDFPDGPHLFDRDGVDFATGPPPPALPYIDVASPGPTDPTTKAALQVLLALRPEVAGQVGRIAAPSLASITLTLGDGRVVIWGTTDRTDEKAEKLAALLTQPGKTYDVSSPDLPTVK, from the coding sequence ATGACCGAGCCCAACGACGCCCCATCCACCGACCTGGCCGCCGACTCTGCTGAACTCACCCGGCCGGTCGACGAGAACGCGATCACCGAACCGATCCCCGTCGAAGAAGCCCAGCCGGGAACACAATCCGAGGACGAGCCCGTCGAATTCGAGGGACCGCGCCGGCGGGCCCGCCGCGAACGAGCCGAGCGCCGCGCCGCGCAGGAACGGGCCACCGCGATCGAGGAAGCGCGCCGCGAAGCCAAGCGCCGGGCCAGTGGGCGGATCGACGGGACCAACGCCCCCAAGAAACCTGCGCGCGGCGTCGTCCGGGGCCTCAAGATGCTCCTCGCGACCATGATGTTGGTCGTCGTCGGGGTCGGATTGGCGCTGATCCTCTACTTCACGCCGGTGATGTCGGCGCGCAATATCGTGGTCACCGGCACCGGCGCGGTAACCCGCGAAGAGGTCCTTGACGCGGCGCAGGTACGGGTCGGCACGCCGCTGCTGCAGATCAACACCAACCAGGTCGCCGACCGAGTGGCCGCGATCCGCCGGGTGGCCAGCGCCCGGGTGCAGCGCCAGTACCCGTCCGCGCTGCGGATCACGATCATCGAGCGAGTTCCCGTGGTGGTGAAGGACTTCCCCGACGGGCCGCACCTGTTCGATCGCGACGGTGTCGACTTCGCGACCGGTCCGCCACCCCCGGCGTTGCCGTATATCGACGTCGCCAGTCCCGGGCCGACCGACCCGACGACCAAGGCCGCGCTGCAGGTGCTACTGGCACTGCGCCCCGAGGTCGCGGGGCAAGTGGGCCGGATCGCGGCGCCGTCGCTGGCCTCGATCACCCTGACCCTCGGCGATGGGCGAGTGGTGATTTGGGGGACGACCGACCGCACGGATGAGAAGGCCGAAAAGCTCGCCGCCCTGCTCACACAGCCGGGCAAGACCTACGACGTGTCCAGCCCGGATCTGCCCACCGTCAAGTAG
- the murC gene encoding UDP-N-acetylmuramate--L-alanine ligase, protein MPPELPPELPPELPPELQRVHMVGIGGAGMSGIARILLDRGAQVSGSDAKESRGVRALQARGAQIRIGHDPSSLDLLPGGPTAVITTHAAIPKTNPELVEARRRGIPVVLRPTVLARLMDGRTTLMVTGTHGKTTTTSMLIVALQQCGRDPSFAVGGDFGEAGTNAHHGSGDCFVAEADESDGSLLEYTPNVAVVTNIETDHLDFYGSEDAYVAVFDAFVERLAPGGALVVCSDDPGAAALAQRSSELGIRVLRYGSVPDQQAPASGQYPQAGTLLSWEQQGTGAVAHIRLGDEPVRAMRLSVPGRHMALNALGALLAAIEVGAPPDEVLDGLAGFEGVRRRFELVGTVGSVRVFDDYAHHPTEIAATLAAVRTVVEQGGEGRSLVVFQPHLYSRTKTFAAEFGHALDAADEVFVLDVYGAREKPLAGVSGASVAEHVSVPARYLPDFSAVAEQVAAAAGPGDVIVTMGAGDVTLLGAEIVNALRVRANRSAPGQSGVLR, encoded by the coding sequence ATGCCGCCGGAGCTACCCCCCGAGCTACCCCCGGAGCTACCCCCCGAGCTTCAAAGGGTGCACATGGTGGGTATCGGGGGAGCCGGCATGTCGGGCATCGCCCGCATCCTGCTGGACCGCGGCGCGCAGGTATCCGGGTCCGACGCCAAGGAATCTCGCGGTGTGCGCGCGCTGCAAGCCCGGGGCGCCCAGATCCGCATCGGGCACGATCCGTCGTCGCTGGATCTGCTGCCCGGCGGACCGACCGCGGTCATCACCACTCACGCCGCGATCCCGAAGACCAACCCCGAGCTGGTCGAGGCCCGGCGCCGCGGCATTCCGGTGGTGTTGCGGCCGACCGTGCTGGCCAGGCTGATGGACGGGCGGACCACGCTGATGGTCACCGGTACCCACGGCAAGACCACGACCACGTCGATGCTGATCGTGGCGCTGCAGCAGTGCGGGCGCGACCCGTCGTTCGCGGTGGGTGGGGATTTCGGCGAGGCCGGCACCAACGCCCACCACGGCAGCGGCGACTGTTTCGTCGCCGAGGCCGACGAAAGCGACGGCTCGCTGCTCGAATACACGCCCAACGTCGCGGTGGTCACCAACATCGAGACCGATCACCTGGACTTCTACGGCAGCGAAGACGCCTACGTCGCGGTGTTCGACGCGTTCGTCGAGCGGCTGGCCCCGGGCGGAGCGCTGGTGGTCTGCAGCGACGACCCGGGCGCCGCCGCGCTGGCGCAGCGCAGCAGCGAACTGGGAATCCGGGTGCTGCGCTACGGATCTGTCCCTGACCAGCAGGCCCCCGCAAGCGGGCAGTACCCCCAGGCCGGCACGCTGCTGTCCTGGGAGCAGCAGGGCACCGGAGCCGTCGCGCATATCCGGTTGGGTGACGAACCCGTGCGCGCGATGCGGCTTTCGGTACCCGGACGGCACATGGCGCTCAACGCGTTGGGTGCATTGCTGGCCGCGATCGAGGTCGGCGCCCCGCCCGACGAGGTGCTCGACGGGCTGGCCGGCTTCGAGGGGGTGCGTCGCCGGTTCGAACTGGTCGGAACGGTCGGCTCGGTGCGGGTGTTCGACGACTACGCCCACCATCCCACCGAGATCGCTGCCACGCTGGCGGCGGTCCGCACGGTCGTCGAGCAGGGCGGCGAGGGTCGCTCGCTGGTGGTGTTTCAGCCCCACTTATATTCGCGCACAAAGACTTTCGCTGCCGAGTTCGGCCACGCCCTGGACGCCGCCGACGAGGTGTTCGTGCTCGACGTGTACGGCGCGCGCGAAAAGCCGTTGGCCGGTGTCAGCGGGGCCAGCGTCGCCGAGCATGTCAGCGTGCCGGCGCGCTACCTGCCGGATTTCTCCGCGGTCGCCGAGCAGGTCGCCGCGGCCGCCGGTCCCGGGGACGTAATCGTGACGATGGGCGCCGGCGACGTGACGCTGCTGGGCGCCGAAATCGTGAACGCGCTGCGGGTGCGGGCCAATCGCAGCGCGCCCGGCCAGTCCGGGGTATTGCGATGA